From one Salmo salar chromosome ssa09, Ssal_v3.1, whole genome shotgun sequence genomic stretch:
- the LOC106612376 gene encoding protein phosphatase 1A isoform X2, with the protein MRTARRASTVEVPSFLRQLAKETEKMVTFFFKGGQRDGQEGSEEDSSDEDNGPSVYLDRPILEKHATEGGSQWGLNYATASMQGWRAQMEDAHACMPEMGGELAEWGYYAVFDGHAGNTVAQYCSRNLLQHILATGRVKAEEDPDDVKEGIIEGFLAIDSHMHTLTRQECWERSGSTAAVVMLSPQYVYFVNCGDSRTLLCRDGQVIFYTEDHKPVNPREKERIQNAGGSVTQHRVNGSLAMSRSLGDFDFKEVGWRSQTEQLVSPEPEVYELERSPQDEFLIVACDGVWDAIGNEDLCAFVRSRLQVCNDLREICNQVIDLCLYKGSLDNMSIIIVTFPGAPQVSQEALQQEAELETLLEAKVEEIVNLLRSQDKDPDLLYVMKFLVSEDIPGLPPGGGVTSKRDCVISAYQKFVTPSRSMEPTL; encoded by the exons ATGAGGACGGCCAGGCGGGCCAGCACCGTGGAGGTGCCCTCCTTCCTCCGCCAGCTAGCAAAGGAGACAGAGAAGATGGTCACCTTCTTCTttaagggaggacagagagatggccAGGAGGGGAGCGAAGAGGACTCGAGTGATGAGGATAACGGGCCAAGTGTCTACTTGGACCGGCCCATCCTGGAGAAACACGCAACCGAGGGGGGGTCTCAGTGGGGGTTGAACTATGCAACGGCCAGCATGCAGGGCTGGAGGGCGCAGATGGAGGACGCCCACGCCTGCATGCCGGAGATGGGAGGGGAGCTGGCGGAGTGGGGCTACTATGCAGTGTTTGATGGACACGCTGGCAACACGGTGGCACAGTACTGCTCCCGCAACCTGCTGCAACACATCCTCGCTACAG GGCGCGTAAAGGCAGAGGAGGACCCTGATGACGTGAAGGAGGGGATCATCGAGGGCTTCCTGGCCATTGACAGCCACATGCACACACTGACGCGCCAGGAATGCTGGGAGCGCAGTGGCTCTACGGCGGCCGTCGTCATGCTCTCGCCGCAGTACGTCTACTTTGTCAACTGTGGCGACTCGCGGACGCTCCTCTGCCGTGACGGCCAAGTCATCTTCTATACGGAGGACCACAAGCCCGTCAACCCTAGGGAGAAGGAGCGAATACAGAACGCAGGTGGCTCGGTGACCCAGCATAGGGTCAACGGCTCCCTGGCCATGTCCAGGTCCCTGGGAGACTTTGACTTTAAGGAGGTGGGGTGGAGGTCCCAGACTGAGCAGCTGGTTTCCCCAGAGCCAGAGGTGTATGAGCTGGAGAGGTCCCCGCAAGACGAGTTCCTCATAGTGGCTTGTGACGGCGTGTGGGACGCCATCGGCAACGAAGATCTGTGTGCATTCGTCCGCAGCCGCCTGCAGGTGTGCAATGACCTGAGGGAGATCTGCAACCAGGTCATTGACCTCTGCCTCTATAAG GGTAGTTTGGACAACATGAGCATCATCATCGTGACCTTCCCTGGCGCACCCCAGGTTTCACAAGAGGCCCTACAACAAGAGGCTGAGCTAGAGACACTCCTCGAGGCCAAAGTGGAAG agatTGTAAATTTGCTAAGGTCGCAGGACAAGGACCCTGACCTGCTGTATGTGATGAAGTTTCTGGTCTCTGAGGACATACCTGGCCTGCCACCAGGGGGAGGAGTCACCAGCAA AAGAGACTGTGTCATCTCTGCGTATCAGAAGTTTGTAACGCCCTCCAGATCTATGGAACCAACG CTGTAA
- the LOC106612376 gene encoding protein phosphatase 1A isoform X1 yields MRTARRASTVEVPSFLRQLAKETEKMVTFFFKGGQRDGQEGSEEDSSDEDNGPSVYLDRPILEKHATEGGSQWGLNYATASMQGWRAQMEDAHACMPEMGGELAEWGYYAVFDGHAGNTVAQYCSRNLLQHILATGRVKAEEDPDDVKEGIIEGFLAIDSHMHTLTRQECWERSGSTAAVVMLSPQYVYFVNCGDSRTLLCRDGQVIFYTEDHKPVNPREKERIQNAGGSVTQHRVNGSLAMSRSLGDFDFKEVGWRSQTEQLVSPEPEVYELERSPQDEFLIVACDGVWDAIGNEDLCAFVRSRLQVCNDLREICNQVIDLCLYKGSLDNMSIIIVTFPGAPQVSQEALQQEAELETLLEAKVEEIVNLLRSQDKDPDLLYVMKFLVSEDIPGLPPGGGVTSKRDCVISAYQKFVTPSRSMEPTVGDDQT; encoded by the exons ATGAGGACGGCCAGGCGGGCCAGCACCGTGGAGGTGCCCTCCTTCCTCCGCCAGCTAGCAAAGGAGACAGAGAAGATGGTCACCTTCTTCTttaagggaggacagagagatggccAGGAGGGGAGCGAAGAGGACTCGAGTGATGAGGATAACGGGCCAAGTGTCTACTTGGACCGGCCCATCCTGGAGAAACACGCAACCGAGGGGGGGTCTCAGTGGGGGTTGAACTATGCAACGGCCAGCATGCAGGGCTGGAGGGCGCAGATGGAGGACGCCCACGCCTGCATGCCGGAGATGGGAGGGGAGCTGGCGGAGTGGGGCTACTATGCAGTGTTTGATGGACACGCTGGCAACACGGTGGCACAGTACTGCTCCCGCAACCTGCTGCAACACATCCTCGCTACAG GGCGCGTAAAGGCAGAGGAGGACCCTGATGACGTGAAGGAGGGGATCATCGAGGGCTTCCTGGCCATTGACAGCCACATGCACACACTGACGCGCCAGGAATGCTGGGAGCGCAGTGGCTCTACGGCGGCCGTCGTCATGCTCTCGCCGCAGTACGTCTACTTTGTCAACTGTGGCGACTCGCGGACGCTCCTCTGCCGTGACGGCCAAGTCATCTTCTATACGGAGGACCACAAGCCCGTCAACCCTAGGGAGAAGGAGCGAATACAGAACGCAGGTGGCTCGGTGACCCAGCATAGGGTCAACGGCTCCCTGGCCATGTCCAGGTCCCTGGGAGACTTTGACTTTAAGGAGGTGGGGTGGAGGTCCCAGACTGAGCAGCTGGTTTCCCCAGAGCCAGAGGTGTATGAGCTGGAGAGGTCCCCGCAAGACGAGTTCCTCATAGTGGCTTGTGACGGCGTGTGGGACGCCATCGGCAACGAAGATCTGTGTGCATTCGTCCGCAGCCGCCTGCAGGTGTGCAATGACCTGAGGGAGATCTGCAACCAGGTCATTGACCTCTGCCTCTATAAG GGTAGTTTGGACAACATGAGCATCATCATCGTGACCTTCCCTGGCGCACCCCAGGTTTCACAAGAGGCCCTACAACAAGAGGCTGAGCTAGAGACACTCCTCGAGGCCAAAGTGGAAG agatTGTAAATTTGCTAAGGTCGCAGGACAAGGACCCTGACCTGCTGTATGTGATGAAGTTTCTGGTCTCTGAGGACATACCTGGCCTGCCACCAGGGGGAGGAGTCACCAGCAA AAGAGACTGTGTCATCTCTGCGTATCAGAAGTTTGTAACGCCCTCCAGATCTATGGAACCAACGGTAGGAGACGACCAAACATAG